In Modestobacter versicolor, a single genomic region encodes these proteins:
- a CDS encoding LamB/YcsF family protein has translation MTQVRVDLNSDLGEGFGQWTLGDDDALLGVVTSANVACGFHASDATIMRRVCAQAVQSGVAIGAQVGYRDLPGFGRRFIDVEPESLTADVVYQIGALEAFARIAGDRVRYVKPHGALYNAIVHHEEQAAAVVAAVVAYDRTLPVLGLPGSAWLRLAGEAGLTVVHEAFADRAYTPEGTLVSRRLPGAVLHDPAEIAARCVAMAAGEPIRDVEGGDLTLRPGSICVHGDTPGAVEIARQVREALTSAGVALAPFAA, from the coding sequence ATGACCCAGGTGCGCGTGGACCTGAACTCCGACCTCGGCGAGGGCTTCGGCCAGTGGACCCTCGGCGACGACGACGCCCTGCTCGGCGTGGTCACCAGCGCGAACGTCGCCTGCGGCTTCCACGCCTCCGACGCCACGATCATGCGGCGGGTGTGCGCGCAGGCCGTGCAGTCCGGTGTCGCGATCGGCGCCCAGGTGGGCTACCGGGACCTGCCCGGCTTCGGTCGGCGGTTCATCGACGTGGAGCCCGAGTCGCTGACCGCCGACGTCGTCTACCAGATCGGCGCGCTGGAGGCCTTCGCCCGGATCGCCGGCGACCGGGTGCGCTACGTGAAGCCGCACGGCGCGCTCTACAACGCGATCGTGCACCACGAGGAGCAGGCGGCCGCCGTGGTCGCCGCGGTGGTCGCCTACGACCGCACGCTGCCGGTGCTCGGGCTGCCGGGCTCGGCGTGGCTCCGGCTGGCCGGCGAGGCCGGGCTCACCGTCGTGCACGAGGCCTTCGCCGACCGCGCCTACACCCCCGAGGGCACGCTGGTCTCCCGGCGGCTGCCCGGCGCGGTGCTGCACGACCCGGCCGAGATCGCCGCGCGGTGCGTGGCGATGGCCGCCGGCGAGCCGATCCGGGACGTCGAGGGCGGCGACCTGACCCTGCGGCCCGGGTCGATCTGCGTGCACGGCGACACCCCCGGCGCGGTGGAGATCGCCCGGCAGGTGCGCGAGGCGCTGACGTCCGCGGGGGTCGCGCTGGCCCCCTTCGCCGCCTGA
- a CDS encoding NRAMP family divalent metal transporter, whose amino-acid sequence MASTPDSPPSSPAQPTPTGGRLASSTRSTLLGAMFLMATSAIGPGFITQTTTFTVQLGAAFAFAIVISILVDIALQLNVWRVIGVSGRRAQELGNLVAPGLGWVMAGFLVVGGLVFNIGNVAGSGLGLDAMLGLDPKLGGALSALIAIGIFLSKKAGVAVDRIVVVLGLAMIALTTYIAITSGPPVGDALKNVVLPEQVEILAITTLVGGTIGGYIVYAGAHRLLDSGVTGPAHVRDITRGSITGILITAVMRVVLFLAILGVVSGGAALDPDNQAASAFEQAAGEVGLRVFGIVLWAAAITSVIGASYTSVSFVTSRTRTSDRTRTLLVVGFIAVTALAYLVIGTAPTTLLVFAGAFNGLLLPIGIAVLLWVATRRTDLLGGYRYPRWLLAVGWVAWLLTLYLAVNSVRPVIELFS is encoded by the coding sequence ATGGCATCCACTCCGGACAGCCCGCCGTCCAGCCCCGCGCAGCCCACGCCCACCGGCGGCCGGCTCGCCAGCAGCACCCGCTCCACCCTGCTCGGCGCCATGTTCCTGATGGCCACCTCGGCCATCGGCCCGGGCTTCATCACCCAGACCACGACCTTCACCGTGCAGCTGGGCGCGGCCTTCGCCTTCGCGATCGTCATCTCGATCCTGGTCGACATCGCCCTGCAGCTGAACGTCTGGCGGGTGATCGGGGTCAGCGGCCGGCGCGCCCAGGAGCTGGGCAACCTGGTCGCCCCCGGGCTGGGCTGGGTGATGGCCGGCTTCCTGGTCGTCGGCGGGCTGGTGTTCAACATCGGCAACGTCGCCGGCTCCGGGCTGGGGCTGGACGCGATGCTGGGCCTGGACCCGAAGCTCGGCGGCGCGCTCTCGGCGCTGATCGCGATCGGCATCTTCCTCAGCAAGAAGGCCGGGGTGGCGGTCGACCGGATCGTCGTCGTCCTGGGGCTGGCGATGATCGCGCTGACCACCTACATCGCGATCACCTCCGGACCTCCGGTCGGCGACGCGCTGAAGAACGTGGTGCTGCCCGAGCAGGTGGAGATCCTGGCGATCACCACGCTGGTCGGCGGCACGATCGGCGGCTACATCGTCTACGCCGGCGCCCACCGGCTGCTCGACTCCGGCGTCACCGGCCCCGCGCACGTCCGGGACATCACCCGCGGCTCGATCACCGGGATCCTGATCACCGCGGTGATGCGGGTCGTGCTGTTCCTCGCCATCCTCGGCGTCGTCTCCGGCGGCGCTGCGCTGGACCCGGACAACCAGGCGGCCTCGGCGTTCGAGCAGGCCGCCGGCGAGGTCGGCCTGCGGGTGTTCGGCATCGTGCTCTGGGCGGCGGCGATCACCAGCGTCATCGGCGCCTCCTACACGTCGGTCTCCTTCGTGACCTCCCGGACGAGGACCTCCGACCGCACCCGCACGCTGCTGGTCGTCGGGTTCATCGCGGTCACCGCGCTCGCCTACCTGGTGATCGGCACCGCCCCGACCACCCTGCTGGTCTTCGCCGGCGCCTTCAACGGCCTGCTGCTGCCGATCGGCATCGCCGTACTGCTGTGGGTCGCCACCCGCCGCACCGACCTGCTGGGCGGGTACCGCTACCCGCGCTGGCTGCTCGCCGTCGGCTGGGTCGCCTGGCTGCTGACCCTCTACCTGGCGGTCAACTCGGTCCGCCCGGTGATCGAGCTCTTCTCGTGA
- a CDS encoding GntR family transcriptional regulator: MTSAPDAPWLRTVADEVRSFDRSSTAERVAELLRHRVIEGDLPPGTRLSEEQLVEVLRVSRNTLREAFRLLTHEGLLVHHLHRGVFVPELDEDDLVDLYRLRRTIECDVVRRLQRLEPARLRPLHDDVAAGEDAARRGDWPAVGTANMRFHQHLVALAGSRRLDETAARLLAELRLAFSAVAEPRRLYEPYVSRNRGLLDLLVAGECERAAKELEDYLHDSEAELLAAHRERPRS; the protein is encoded by the coding sequence ATGACCTCCGCCCCGGACGCACCCTGGCTGCGCACGGTCGCCGACGAGGTGCGCTCCTTCGACCGCTCCAGCACCGCCGAGCGGGTCGCCGAGCTGCTCCGCCACCGGGTCATCGAGGGTGACCTGCCGCCGGGCACCCGGCTGTCGGAGGAGCAGCTGGTCGAGGTGCTTCGGGTCTCCCGCAACACCCTGCGCGAGGCGTTCCGGCTGCTGACCCACGAGGGCCTGCTGGTGCACCACCTGCACCGCGGCGTCTTCGTGCCCGAGCTGGACGAGGACGACCTGGTCGACCTCTACCGGCTGCGGCGGACCATCGAGTGTGACGTGGTCCGCCGGTTGCAGCGACTGGAACCAGCGCGCCTCCGACCGCTGCACGACGACGTCGCCGCAGGTGAGGACGCCGCCCGGCGCGGCGACTGGCCGGCGGTGGGCACCGCGAACATGCGCTTCCACCAGCACCTGGTGGCGCTCGCCGGCAGCCGGCGGCTCGACGAGACCGCGGCCCGGCTGCTCGCCGAGCTGCGGCTGGCCTTCTCCGCCGTCGCCGAGCCCCGGCGGCTGTACGAGCCCTACGTGAGCCGCAACCGGGGGCTCCTCGACCTGCTCGTCGCCGGAGAGTGCGAGCGGGCGGCCAAGGAGCTCGAGGACTACCTGCACGACTCGGAGGCCGAGCTGCTGGCCGCCCACCGCGAACGCCCCAGGAGCTGA
- a CDS encoding putative hydro-lyase: MTTIVPAAAAADPATARGRFRAGVAVPSSGWAPGHTQANLVVLPRDWAWDMLLFGQRNPQPVPLLDVTDPGAVGTVLAAGADLRTDLPRYRVWRDGELVDEPTDVAALWTDDLVAFLIGCSFSFETALLDAGVPVRNIEQGRNVSMYRTDRACRPAGRLSGPLVVSMRPVPAALVATAVQVTARMPQVHGAPVHVGSPADLGIADLDRPDFGDPVELAPGDVPVFWACGVTPQAALMASRPPFAITHAPGHMFVTDVPDAAYRQL; encoded by the coding sequence GTGACCACGATCGTCCCCGCCGCCGCCGCCGCCGACCCCGCCACCGCCCGGGGCCGGTTCCGCGCCGGGGTGGCGGTGCCGTCGTCGGGCTGGGCCCCCGGGCACACCCAGGCCAACCTCGTGGTCCTGCCGCGGGACTGGGCCTGGGACATGCTGCTGTTCGGGCAACGGAACCCGCAGCCGGTGCCGCTGCTGGACGTCACCGACCCCGGCGCCGTGGGCACCGTGCTCGCGGCCGGTGCCGACCTGCGCACCGACCTGCCGCGGTACCGGGTCTGGCGCGACGGCGAGCTCGTCGACGAGCCGACCGACGTCGCCGCCCTCTGGACCGACGACCTGGTCGCCTTCCTGATCGGCTGCAGCTTCAGCTTCGAGACCGCGCTGCTGGACGCCGGGGTGCCGGTGCGCAACATCGAGCAGGGCCGGAACGTGTCGATGTACCGCACCGACCGCGCCTGCCGCCCGGCCGGCCGGCTGTCCGGGCCGCTGGTGGTGTCGATGCGGCCGGTGCCGGCCGCGCTGGTGGCCACCGCCGTCCAGGTGACCGCCCGGATGCCGCAGGTGCACGGGGCGCCGGTGCACGTCGGCTCACCGGCGGACCTGGGCATCGCCGACCTGGACCGGCCCGACTTCGGCGACCCCGTGGAGCTCGCCCCCGGGGACGTGCCGGTGTTCTGGGCCTGCGGGGTCACGCCGCAGGCGGCGCTGATGGCCTCCCGGCCGCCGTTCGCGATCACCCACGCGCCGGGGCACATGTTCGTCACCGACGTGCCCGACGCCGCCTACCGGCAGCTCTGA
- a CDS encoding putative protein N(5)-glutamine methyltransferase: MTVDHPDLPQVVTRLRAAGCVFAEDEAALLLAAGADGGDLDALVTRRVEGEPLEQVLGWAEFCGIRFAVEPGVFVPRQRTRLLVREAVALTSPGDVVVDLCCGTGAVGVAVAAAAGPVELHAADVDPAAVRCARRNVTGAVHLGDLFDALPAGLRGRVDVLVANAPYVPTEAIALMPPEARDHEARAALDGGADGLDVQRRVAAGAPAWLAPGGALLIETSGRQAAGTLAAVTRAGLAGRVVVDEELAGTVVVAVRA, from the coding sequence ATGACCGTCGACCACCCGGACCTGCCGCAGGTCGTCACCCGGCTGCGCGCCGCCGGGTGCGTCTTCGCCGAGGACGAGGCGGCGCTGCTGCTGGCGGCGGGAGCCGACGGCGGCGACCTCGACGCGCTGGTCACCCGGCGGGTCGAGGGCGAGCCGCTGGAGCAGGTGCTCGGCTGGGCTGAGTTCTGCGGCATCCGGTTCGCCGTCGAGCCCGGGGTGTTCGTGCCCCGGCAGCGCACCCGGCTGCTGGTGCGCGAGGCCGTGGCGCTCACCTCGCCGGGCGACGTCGTCGTGGACCTGTGCTGCGGCACCGGCGCGGTGGGCGTGGCCGTCGCGGCGGCGGCGGGCCCGGTCGAGCTGCACGCGGCGGACGTCGACCCGGCGGCGGTGCGCTGCGCGCGGCGGAACGTGACCGGCGCGGTGCACCTCGGTGACCTGTTCGACGCCCTCCCGGCGGGCCTGCGCGGCCGGGTGGACGTGCTGGTGGCGAACGCGCCCTACGTGCCCACCGAGGCGATCGCGCTGATGCCGCCGGAGGCCCGCGACCACGAGGCCCGGGCGGCGCTGGACGGCGGCGCGGACGGGCTGGACGTGCAGCGCCGGGTGGCCGCCGGAGCGCCGGCATGGCTGGCGCCCGGCGGCGCGCTGCTGATCGAGACGAGCGGCCGGCAGGCAGCGGGGACGCTGGCTGCCGTCACCCGCGCGGGCCTGGCCGGCCGGGTCGTCGTGGACGAGGAGCTGGCCGGCACGGTCGTCGTCGCCGTCCGGGCCTGA
- a CDS encoding HpcH/HpaI aldolase/citrate lyase family protein codes for MHRGRNVDPGIARSWLLVNGARTELFDSAHDSRADQIVLDIEDAVDPARKPAARADVVQYLSSGEKRAWVRINDRSTEFWSGDVDELKGQPGLAGVMLAKTEAAEHVTETFDRLGGGTPVLALVESALGIEEAVHIAKARGAFRLAFGSGDYRRDTGTSADDLAMAYPRSRLVVASRVGGLPGPIDGPTVSSSHPVLREQSALTVSLGLTGKLCLDMDQLPVINEVISPAPSDVAWARDFLADFEARGQVIRDGSDLPRLGRARKIEKLATAFGVQPS; via the coding sequence GTGCACAGAGGACGGAACGTAGACCCCGGGATCGCCCGATCGTGGCTGCTGGTGAACGGCGCCCGCACCGAGCTGTTCGACAGCGCACACGACTCCCGCGCCGACCAGATCGTGCTCGACATCGAGGACGCGGTCGACCCGGCGCGCAAGCCGGCCGCCCGCGCGGACGTCGTGCAGTACCTGTCGTCCGGCGAGAAGCGCGCCTGGGTGCGGATCAACGACCGCTCCACCGAGTTCTGGTCCGGCGACGTCGACGAGCTCAAGGGCCAGCCCGGCCTGGCCGGCGTCATGCTCGCCAAGACCGAGGCCGCCGAGCACGTCACCGAGACCTTCGACCGGCTCGGCGGCGGCACCCCGGTGCTCGCGCTGGTCGAGTCGGCGCTCGGCATCGAGGAAGCCGTGCACATCGCCAAGGCCCGCGGCGCCTTCCGGCTCGCCTTCGGCAGCGGCGACTACCGCCGCGACACCGGCACCAGCGCCGACGACCTGGCGATGGCCTACCCGCGGTCCCGCCTGGTGGTCGCCAGCCGGGTCGGCGGCCTGCCCGGTCCGATCGACGGCCCGACGGTGAGCTCCAGCCACCCGGTGCTCCGCGAGCAGTCGGCGCTCACCGTGTCGCTCGGCCTCACCGGGAAGCTCTGCCTGGACATGGACCAGCTGCCGGTGATCAACGAGGTCATCAGCCCGGCACCGTCGGACGTGGCCTGGGCCCGGGACTTCCTCGCTGACTTCGAGGCACGGGGACAGGTCATCCGCGACGGCAGCGACCTGCCCCGGCTCGGCCGGGCCCGCAAGATCGAGAAGCTCGCCACCGCCTTCGGCGTCCAGCCCAGCTGA
- a CDS encoding SDR family oxidoreductase gives MPPSPRPLTLVTGGSRGIGAATALHLAGLGHDVVVGHRTGRDEAAAVVTAAQARGVRAVAVQADVTDPAEVDALFAAAGELGPVTGLVANAGLTAHLGDLADTPVDVVRQVVDVNLLGVVWCVRRAAQVMSRSRGGAGGAIVAVSSSAATLGSAHEYVHYAAAKAGVDALVVGLAKELAGEGVRVNAVAPGLVRTGIHAGAGDAGRLDRVTGRVPMGRPGEPDEIAPAIAWLLGPEAGYCTGAVLRVAGGL, from the coding sequence GTGCCCCCCTCACCCCGCCCGCTCACCCTGGTCACCGGCGGCAGCCGCGGCATCGGCGCCGCCACCGCCCTCCACCTCGCCGGGCTGGGGCACGACGTGGTCGTCGGCCACCGGACCGGGCGGGACGAGGCCGCCGCCGTCGTCACCGCCGCGCAGGCGCGTGGGGTGCGGGCGGTCGCCGTCCAGGCCGACGTGACCGACCCCGCCGAGGTCGACGCGCTGTTCGCCGCAGCCGGCGAGCTGGGCCCGGTCACCGGGCTGGTGGCCAACGCCGGGCTGACCGCGCACCTGGGCGACCTGGCCGACACCCCGGTCGACGTCGTCCGGCAGGTGGTCGACGTGAACCTGCTCGGCGTCGTCTGGTGCGTCCGGCGGGCGGCGCAGGTGATGTCCCGGAGCCGCGGCGGGGCCGGTGGCGCGATCGTCGCCGTCTCCTCCAGCGCGGCGACGCTGGGCTCGGCGCACGAGTACGTGCACTACGCGGCGGCCAAGGCGGGGGTGGACGCGCTCGTCGTCGGGCTGGCCAAGGAGCTCGCCGGCGAGGGGGTGCGGGTCAACGCCGTGGCGCCCGGGCTGGTGCGCACCGGCATCCACGCCGGCGCGGGCGACGCCGGGCGGCTGGACCGGGTCACCGGCCGGGTGCCGATGGGCCGGCCGGGGGAGCCGGACGAGATCGCCCCGGCCATCGCCTGGCTGCTCGGCCCCGAGGCGGGTTACTGCACCGGCGCCGTCCTGCGCGTCGCGGGCGGGCTCTGA
- a CDS encoding arginase family protein, with product MTETAVLIDLVSPHRVAPSRLPISWLSDDKIARELQAVQRRRAADAAYEAELIVALAHARPAALDPPAGAPGARRRSWTGGGVDGGVSEFFTAELSAVLNLGRGTADYRHARARTWLTKLPATFAALAAGELDERRATQLAEVLMHTSPDVAGQVEATLLSEARDLSVARLTARATQEMLRLDAAAAEQRRQAAAKAADVHLHPSATDGRATLAADLPGEEAVECYDVVDQLAGMLQAAGDDRPIGALRAHVLSLLVRRPADHGLPDVRADLTITADLAALTGAGHTPGEVNGLPITATHLRELLTRLGALGATAPDGGTLRYALTGPDGELLATTTPAELARLARRGCSTHPVAACGCPVLGPPPPTDAYAPTDRQRAFLAVRDRRCRSPTAGNAPAGPTWTTSPPTPAVEPPTAPTCAACAAPTTGSRPSPPAGGSPWTGTAPCTSPHPRASPGRPDHPACDHDHPACDHDHLSHPRHPRQMSRHRSRAPRRVASATGPPTTVARLPTRPARWSPPGDRCQPRTMTQGIGVIGVPTTAGSHNAGQEKAPAALRAAGLVDALRAAGVDVEDTGDLAVRRHRPTPPVDGVRDLDRVVELAAEVADRVSEVHAAGRRPLVLGGDCTVTLGVVAGLARHVDVGLAYVDGDADLNTPGGSTSGVLDTMGTTHLLGGGAPALAGLGPRVPLLPDDHLELFGFDPGELDTDQWTQLVAHRLSATPAPVVRTDPAGHAAAALRRLEAAADAVLVHLDVDVLDTNDFPLANFPHSAGLALDEVAAALAVFCSSDALAGLVLTEVNPDHDPDGVLLPRIVEVVAAALTPGQSPPATRRTAPVQ from the coding sequence GTGACCGAGACGGCGGTGCTGATCGACCTGGTGTCCCCGCACCGGGTCGCCCCGTCACGGCTGCCGATCTCCTGGTTGTCGGACGACAAGATCGCCCGGGAGCTGCAGGCGGTGCAGCGGCGGCGGGCTGCGGACGCCGCCTACGAGGCGGAGCTGATCGTGGCCTTAGCCCACGCCCGCCCGGCCGCGCTGGACCCACCCGCCGGTGCCCCTGGTGCCCGCCGGCGGAGCTGGACCGGTGGGGGTGTGGACGGCGGGGTGAGTGAGTTCTTCACCGCGGAGCTGTCCGCGGTGCTCAACCTGGGCCGCGGCACCGCCGACTACCGGCACGCCCGCGCCCGCACCTGGCTGACCAAGCTGCCCGCGACCTTCGCCGCGCTGGCCGCCGGCGAGCTGGACGAGCGCCGGGCGACCCAGCTGGCCGAGGTGCTGATGCACACCAGCCCCGATGTCGCCGGCCAGGTCGAGGCCACCCTGCTGAGCGAGGCCCGGGACCTGTCGGTGGCGCGGCTCACGGCCCGCGCCACCCAGGAGATGCTCCGCCTGGACGCCGCTGCCGCCGAGCAGCGCCGGCAGGCCGCGGCCAAGGCCGCCGACGTGCACCTGCACCCCTCGGCCACCGACGGCCGGGCCACTCTCGCCGCGGACCTGCCCGGCGAGGAGGCGGTGGAGTGCTACGACGTGGTCGACCAGCTCGCCGGGATGCTCCAGGCCGCCGGCGACGACCGCCCGATCGGCGCGCTGCGGGCGCACGTGCTGTCGCTGCTGGTCCGCCGCCCCGCTGATCATGGGTTACCGGACGTACGCGCCGATCTGACCATCACCGCCGACCTGGCCGCGCTGACCGGAGCCGGCCACACCCCTGGTGAGGTCAACGGGCTGCCGATCACCGCCACCCACCTGCGCGAGCTCCTCACCCGCCTCGGCGCCCTCGGGGCCACCGCCCCCGACGGCGGCACCCTGCGTTACGCGCTCACCGGCCCGGACGGCGAGCTGCTGGCCACCACCACCCCCGCGGAGCTGGCCCGGTTGGCCCGCCGCGGCTGCTCCACCCACCCCGTCGCAGCTTGCGGGTGTCCGGTGCTGGGCCCGCCGCCACCGACCGACGCCTACGCCCCCACCGACCGGCAGCGGGCGTTCCTGGCCGTCCGCGACCGCCGCTGCCGGTCCCCAACTGCGGGCAACGCACCGGCTGGACCGACCTGGACCACGTCACCGCCCACGCCTGCGGTGGAGCCACCGACTGCACCAACCTGTGCTGCCTGTGCCGCTCCCACCACCGGCTCAAGACCTTCGCCCCCGGCTGGCGGTTCACCCTGGACGGGAACGGCACCCTGCACGTCACCACACCCTCGGGCGTCACCCGGACGACCCGACCACCCGGCCTGCGACCACGACCACCCGGCCTGCGACCACGACCACCTGAGCCACCCCCGCCACCCCCGCCAGATGAGCCGCCACCGTTCTAGGGCCCCGCGGCGGGTGGCCTCGGCAACCGGGCCGCCAACGACCGTCGCTCGGCTGCCAACCCGGCCCGCGCGCTGGTCGCCGCCCGGTGACCGGTGCCAGCCTCGGACGATGACGCAGGGCATCGGCGTGATCGGGGTCCCCACCACCGCCGGCTCGCACAACGCCGGCCAGGAGAAGGCACCGGCGGCGCTCCGCGCGGCGGGGCTGGTCGACGCCCTGCGTGCGGCCGGCGTCGACGTCGAGGACACCGGCGACCTCGCCGTCCGCCGGCACCGGCCGACCCCACCGGTCGACGGCGTCCGCGACCTGGACCGGGTCGTCGAGCTGGCCGCCGAGGTCGCCGACCGGGTGTCCGAGGTGCACGCCGCCGGGCGCCGCCCGCTGGTGCTGGGGGGCGACTGCACGGTCACCCTCGGCGTGGTCGCAGGCCTCGCCCGGCACGTCGACGTCGGGCTCGCCTACGTCGACGGGGACGCCGACCTGAACACCCCCGGCGGCAGCACCTCCGGCGTCCTGGACACGATGGGCACCACCCACCTGCTCGGCGGCGGCGCCCCCGCGCTGGCCGGCCTCGGCCCCCGGGTGCCGCTGCTGCCCGACGACCACCTCGAGCTCTTCGGATTCGACCCCGGGGAGCTGGACACCGACCAGTGGACCCAGCTGGTGGCGCACCGGCTCTCCGCGACCCCGGCGCCCGTCGTCCGCACCGACCCGGCCGGCCACGCCGCCGCCGCGCTGCGCCGGCTGGAGGCCGCCGCCGACGCCGTCCTCGTGCACCTGGACGTCGACGTGCTGGACACCAACGACTTCCCGCTGGCCAACTTCCCGCACTCGGCCGGGCTCGCCCTGGACGAGGTCGCAGCCGCGCTCGCGGTCTTCTGCAGCAGCGACGCCCTGGCCGGGCTCGTGCTCACCGAGGTGAACCCGGACCACGACCCGGACGGTGTGCTGCTCCCCCGGATCGTCGAGGTCGTGGCCGCGGCGCTGACGCCGGGTCAGAGCCCGCCCGCGACGCGCAGGACGGCGCCGGTGCAGTAA
- a CDS encoding pyruvate dehydrogenase, whose protein sequence is MANPTVAAQLVTMLRDAGVQRIYGVVGDSLNPVVDAVRHTDGIEWVHVSNEEGGAFAAAAEAQVTGRLAVCAGSCGPGNTHLLQGLYDAHRSGAPVLAIASHIQSQEIGMAFFQETHPERLFQECSYWCEVVTPKQMPHNLRVAIQTAVGKRGVSVVVLPGDLAAEESGGPTVPSAVVTEPSPVRPAAQQVQALADAINAARTVTLFCGAGCKDAHDDVMELAGHVLAPVGHALGGKEWVQYDNPYDVGMNGLLGYGAAHKATHEADLLVLLGTDFPYTNFLPQARTAQVDADPSHLGRRTPLEVAVHGDVGETIRALLPLLERKTDRRFLDGMLRDHAHALEKVVDAYTHRVEKMRPTHPEYVAAQLDELAADDAVFTVDTGMCNVWAARYLTPNGRRRVIGSFRHGSMANALPHAVGAQFAAPGRQVVSMSGDGGLAMLLGELITVRLHRLPVKIVLFNNASLGMVKLEMMVDGIPDFETDHEPTDFSAIAAGVGIPAYRVEDPREVRSTLEKGLAEPGPVLMEFVTDANALSIPPAITGEQIRGFATSASKMVLGGGVGKMIDLARSNLRNVPRP, encoded by the coding sequence ATGGCGAACCCCACCGTCGCCGCCCAGCTCGTGACCATGCTCAGGGACGCCGGAGTGCAGCGGATCTACGGCGTCGTCGGCGACAGCCTCAACCCGGTCGTCGACGCCGTCCGGCACACCGACGGCATCGAGTGGGTGCACGTCAGCAACGAGGAGGGCGGCGCCTTCGCGGCGGCCGCCGAGGCCCAGGTGACCGGCCGGCTCGCCGTCTGCGCCGGATCGTGCGGGCCGGGGAACACCCACCTGCTCCAGGGGCTGTACGACGCCCACCGCAGCGGCGCGCCGGTGCTGGCGATCGCCTCGCACATCCAGTCCCAGGAGATCGGGATGGCCTTCTTCCAGGAGACCCACCCCGAGCGGCTGTTCCAGGAGTGCTCGTACTGGTGCGAGGTCGTCACCCCGAAGCAGATGCCGCACAACCTGCGGGTCGCGATCCAGACGGCGGTCGGCAAGCGCGGCGTCTCCGTGGTGGTGCTCCCGGGCGACCTCGCCGCGGAGGAGTCCGGCGGGCCCACCGTGCCCAGCGCCGTGGTCACCGAGCCCTCACCGGTGCGCCCGGCGGCTCAGCAGGTGCAGGCTCTCGCCGACGCGATCAACGCCGCGCGCACGGTGACGTTGTTCTGCGGCGCCGGCTGCAAGGACGCCCACGACGACGTCATGGAGCTGGCCGGACACGTGCTGGCGCCGGTGGGGCACGCGCTGGGCGGCAAGGAGTGGGTGCAGTACGACAACCCCTACGACGTCGGGATGAACGGGTTGCTCGGCTACGGGGCGGCGCACAAGGCGACGCACGAGGCCGACCTGCTCGTGCTGCTGGGCACCGACTTCCCGTACACGAACTTCCTGCCGCAGGCCCGGACGGCGCAGGTGGACGCCGACCCCTCGCACCTGGGGCGCCGCACCCCGCTGGAGGTGGCGGTGCACGGGGACGTCGGCGAGACGATCCGGGCCCTGCTGCCGCTGCTGGAGCGCAAGACCGACCGCCGGTTCCTCGACGGCATGCTGCGCGACCACGCGCACGCGCTGGAGAAGGTCGTCGACGCCTACACCCACCGGGTGGAGAAGATGCGGCCGACCCACCCGGAGTACGTGGCCGCCCAGCTGGACGAGCTGGCTGCCGACGACGCCGTGTTCACCGTCGACACCGGCATGTGCAACGTCTGGGCCGCCCGGTACCTGACCCCCAACGGGCGGCGCCGGGTGATCGGCTCGTTCCGGCACGGCTCGATGGCGAACGCGCTCCCCCACGCGGTCGGCGCGCAGTTCGCCGCACCCGGCCGGCAGGTGGTCTCGATGAGCGGGGACGGCGGGCTGGCCATGCTGCTCGGCGAGCTGATCACCGTCCGGCTGCACCGGCTCCCGGTGAAGATCGTGCTGTTCAACAACGCGTCGCTCGGCATGGTGAAGCTGGAGATGATGGTCGACGGCATCCCCGACTTCGAGACCGACCACGAGCCGACGGACTTCTCGGCGATCGCCGCCGGCGTCGGGATCCCCGCCTACCGCGTGGAGGACCCGCGCGAGGTGCGCTCGACGCTGGAGAAGGGGCTGGCAGAGCCGGGCCCGGTGCTGATGGAGTTCGTGACCGACGCCAACGCGCTGTCGATCCCCCCGGCGATCACCGGGGAGCAGATCCGGGGGTTCGCGACCTCGGCGTCGAAGATGGTGCTCGGCGGCGGGGTCGGGAAGATGATCGACCTGGCGCGCAGCAACCTGCGCAACGTGCCGCGCCCCTGA